A stretch of Ranitomeya variabilis isolate aRanVar5 chromosome 3, aRanVar5.hap1, whole genome shotgun sequence DNA encodes these proteins:
- the ZIC2 gene encoding zinc finger protein ZIC 2 encodes MLLDAGPQFPALGVGTFARHHHHHHHHHAAVAAAAAAAAEMQERELSLAQNSFVEPAHMGAFKLNPGGGGGGSGGSGGGSAGGPGGSGPHDLSPPGQSSAFTSQAGYPASALAPHAAYTGAAFNSPRDFLFRGRGFAEGATAAGGGQHGLFGPPAGSLHHHPHHHQLPHGEHPQGHLIFPGIHEQHAAASQNALGGQMRLGLPGEVFGRTEQYRQVSSPRGDPYTAAQLHNQYGPMNMGMNMAAHHHHHHHHHPGAFFRYMRQQCIKQELICKWIDPEQLSNPKKSCNKTFSTMHELVTHVSVEHVGGPEQSNHICFWEDCPREGKPFKAKYKLVNHIRVHTGEKPFPCPFPGCGKVFARSENLKIHKRTHTGEKPFQCEFEGCDRRFANSSDRKKHMHVHTSDKPYLCKMCDKSYTHPSSLRKHMKVHEASPQGSESSPAASSGYESSTPPGLVSPNTETQSTTLSPATAAVSGVHSVTSGAGGPISSNFNEWYV; translated from the exons ATGCTGCTGGACGCCGGCCCTCAGTTCCCGGCCCTGGGTGTGGGCACCTTCGCGcggcaccatcaccaccaccaccatcaccatgccgcggtggcagcggcggcggcggcggcagctgAGATGCAGGAGCGGGAGCTGAGCCTGGCGCAGAACAGCTTCGTGGAGCCGGCGCACATGGGCGCATTCAAGCTGAACCCCGGCGGCGGCGGAGGGGGCAGTGGCGGCAGCGGAGGGGGGTCCGCGGGGGGACCGGGAGGCAGCGGACCCCACGACCTGTCCCCGCCGGGGCAGAGCTCGGCTTTCACCTCCCAGGCTGGCTACCCCGCATCTGCCCTCGCCCCGCACGCAGCCTACACGGGCGCTGCCTTCAACAGCCCGCGGGACTTCTTATTCCGAGGACGCGGCTTTGCCGAGGGGGCTACGGCTGCAGGTGGGGGGCAGCACGGCTTGTTTGGCCCCCCAGCGGGTAGCCTtcaccaccacccccatcatcaccAGCTCCCGCATGGGGAGCACCCGCAGGGCCACCTGATTTTCCCCGGCATCCACGAACAGCACGCGGCAGCCTCCCAAAACGCCCTTGGTGGCCAGATGAGGCTGGGCCTGCCCGGAGAGGTGTTCGGCCGGACAGAGCAGTACCGCCAGGTGTCCAGCCCCCGCGGGGACCCCTACACAGCCGCCCAGCTGCACAACCAGTACGGCCCAATGAATATGGGAATGAACATggcagcccaccaccaccaccatcatcaccaccaccctGGGGCCTTCTTCAGGTACATGCGGCAGCAGTGCATCAAGCAGGAGCTCATCTGCAAGTGGATCGACCCCGAGCAGCTGAGTAACCCCAAGAAAAGCTGCAATAAGACTTTCAGCACCATGCACGAGCTGGTCACCCATGTGTCTGTGGAGCATGTGGGGGGCCCGGAGCAGAGCAACCACATCTGCTTCTGGGAGGACTGTCCCCGGGAGGGGAAGCCATTCAAGGCCAAATACAAGCTGGTGAACCACATCAGGgtgcacacgggggagaagcccttCCCCTGCCCCTTCCCGGGCTGCGGCAAGGTCTTCGCCCGCTCCGAGAACCTGAAGATCCACAAGAGAACTCATACAG gagAGAAACCCTTTCAGTGTGAATTTGAAGGCTGTGACAGGAGATTTGCCAACAGTAGCGACAGAAAAAAACACATGCATGTCCACACTTCGGACAAACCGTATCTGTGCAAGATGTGCGACAAGTCTTACACTCACCCCAGCTCCTTAAGGAAACACATGAAG GTGCATGAAGCTTCTCCCCAAGGGTCAGAGTCATCACCTGCAGCCAGCTCTGGCTATGAATCTTCTACCCCCCCAGGTCTGGTGTCCCCCAACACTGAGACACAAAGTACCACCTTGTCCCCAGCCACAGCAGCAGTCTCTGGGGTGCACAGTGTGACCAGTGGAGCTGGGGGGCCCATCTCATCAAATTTCAACGAGTGGTATGTGTAG